A stretch of DNA from Ancylobacter polymorphus:
GCCAATCGCGCCCGCTTGAAGAAGGGCCTTGCCGATGCCGGCAAACCCGCACCGATTGGGCAGCGCACGCAAGGCTCCTACGCCATGCACACGATGGTGCAGGACGAGAACACCGATTATGACATCGACGACGGCGTCTACTTCCGTAAGGATAAACTCGTCGGCCCGAACGGTGGAGAGTTGTCGGCCCTGAGCGTGCGCCAGATGGTTTGCGACGCGCTCCAAGACGACCGCTTCAACACGCCTCCTAAGGTGCTCAAGAACTGCGTGCGGGTCTACTACAACGAGGGCTTTCACGTCGACGTGCCCTCCTATCGTCGGATCGAATCCACCGATCCTTGGACCGGAAAGGTGGTCTACTCCTACGATCTGGCGAGCTCCGACTGGAAGGCCTCAGACGCACTTGCGGTTACTCGCTGGTTCAAGCAGCGCAATGAGCATCATAGCCACGATTTTGACGACACCGATGGGCAGTTCTGCAGAGTAGTGCGACTGCTCAAGGCCTTCGCGCGGAGTCGGTCATCGTGGAAGTCTCTGACTGCGACCGGCTTTATGATCACCAAACTCGCCGACGACTC
This window harbors:
- a CDS encoding cyclic GMP-AMP synthase DncV-like nucleotidyltransferase, which gives rise to MYDASAELLGYHDAEVNLPSTERTNMRKRRDANRARLKKGLADAGKPAPIGQRTQGSYAMHTMVQDENTDYDIDDGVYFRKDKLVGPNGGELSALSVRQMVCDALQDDRFNTPPKVLKNCVRVYYNEGFHVDVPSYRRIESTDPWTGKVVYSYDLASSDWKASDALAVTRWFKQRNEHHSHDFDDTDGQFCRVVRLLKAFARSRSSWKSLTATGFMITKLADDSFSASAGRDDIALRETMKAIRWRLEWNTTIAHPTINGETIGHDNDARPGHFKDRLMENLKHLEVLDIADCTHEAAMAAWDKVFCTDWFSQQPPPEEGSDGSGSKSARSPTRPVEKREGGRYAGSALP